The Caenorhabditis elegans chromosome I genome includes the window TTTCTGCGTAAaagtcaaaattcaaaagaaaatttagactttctacacaaaatctcaactttttgccgaaaaactttagaaaaaacagattttcatCACATATTCAGTCGTAAAAAGAGCTTTCCCggcgaaaaatccaatttccagccaaaaaaaaaaaatcaaattttcaagcaaaatttcgaattttctattAGAAAATCTGCTAAGAAATGTacatttcatgattttttctcagaaaaatcaaatttttatgcgaaataaaataaatttgaaaaaaaaatcatttaaactcgagtttaaattcaaattttcacgaaaaatgaaattagcccgcgattggttgaggctcatagactacaaactacagtttTTCATAGCCTCACCaaaagttggttgaggctagggTAGTTTGTAGTCGTAGCCTCAAGCAACATTTTCGGcgtttttgcttatttttcacagttttcaactcaaaaaatggaaaattatatccagtttttttgagttttcatggaaaaatttttaatttatgactgttttcatacttttctgctcaaattttcaccgaaatttctctgttttacagaaaaaatcacttgaaaattcgttttttgggcaaaaaatgactgaaaaatcggttttttttcgattaaaattcagaaaaattggctgaaaaaagttgtgtgaggctcacacactacaaactacaaagttctctgagcctcacccaagttggttgaggctggagaattatgtagtttgtagtgtgtgagcctcaaccaaggttttttgagcattttaattagattttattgtcaaaaatacaattttcagccattttttcgctagatttcttctgaaaattaaaaaaattaatcaaaaaaaaacttgttttttccagaaaatcccACGATCGGCTCCGCCACAAGTACTCTGAGCTTAAAGCGAACATTGAAGTggagaaaaagatgaagacAGACGTGTTAAAGATGCTTCAGGAGGCAAATGAACGAATTGAGCAGCTGGAAAAGACACGTGGCAACAGTCATGACGACTCATCACTACTAATCCCCTCATATTCACTACATGATGCATCTTCAGAAGGCGCCGGGGAAGCGCTGTGCTATCCGGACTCGGGAGCGGCGGctcaaaatccacaaaattcGATGTTCATGTCAATTTTCTCGTCGAATCTCGTGTTTTCCGCGCAAAATTCCACTCAAAACGCGCAAAATCCGATGCCAAAATCGCTGGAAGACGATCTGGACGCACAGGATGAGGTCCGTGTCTTCCGAAGCTCTGAAGATCAAGAAATCACTGATCCAGAGGATTTTGAAGAGGACGAAACTGAAGAACTCGAAATTTCATCATCGCCGTTTGAGGTGGAAACATCGAGAAGCAGCTCGCAGCAGCCCGGAGGAGAGGATTCGACGATTTTCGAGGGAAATATCCGGAAAATTGGCGGCGGCAGAAGACACTCGGATTCGGATTTGTTTAAGGGGGGTCCCGACACGATTAGTCTCACGCCGAGCGATACTGTTCCAGTGGCACCGCAAAACGAGTATGTGAGGCTGCAGAAATACTCGAGAACGAATTCATGGCTTAAAGTGGGTTTTTTGAgtgaagaaaataattattttgcacaaaaaatgaaggttttccgatttttacaacaaaaatcgatgaaaaactatttaaaaaaaacggtaaaattggattttttctgaattttctgcGTAAAATTGCTCGATTTCGAGTGCAAAATGCAGTTGGTTGAGgttcacactacaaactacaactttttctAGCCTCACCcaagttggttgaggctgaaagttatatttttttttaatctgagcCTTACCAAATGCATTTTCCACTCAAAATCATGCAATTATACGCTGAAATCTCACTTTTCTTCATGAAATAACatctaaattttcgattttccgtttaaaattgcagagaaaaatgaacttttccggctggttgaggctcacactacaaactacaacattttctaGCCTCACCCAGCTTTTGGTGAGGCTTGACAAGTTGTAGTTTgaagtgtgagcctcaaccaaacacgtatttttggcagaaatacgCGATTTgcagtcaatttttgactttattaccctaaaaattaacaatttccgtatattttcagctgaaaaatcacaattttgccattttttcactTCATTTGTGTTTCTTTTGTGTTTCTGCacgaaaattgagagaaaaagccttttttctttgtaattttatttgaaaatgaatagaaaagtgacaaaattgtgatttttcagctgaaaagaaacggaaattgttaatttttatgataatAATGTTGAAATACTACAAACGACAACATTTTCTAGCCTCACCCAACTTTTGATGAGGCTAGAAaccttgtagtttgtagtgtgtgagcctcaaccaaatgcattttccactcaaaatcaagcaattttaacggaaaaaacttgaaattccaatcatttttattcaatttttcagcgaaattcCATCAATCCAGACGATGACGGTGGCTCATCAGATAGTTCGGAAGAGGAACGACTAAGCCTAATCGAGAGACAATTGAAGAAAAAGGGCGGTCTCGTCAAATATAATCCGCCGAGAACGAAAATTCACGATAAACACTATAAAAGGTGCGGGAATCTTCAATTTTCGCCactttttagtgaaaaaaaaacctctaaaaacgaagaaaattactattttcagtggaaaaaacccaaaaaaaaaccgagaattttgctttttccagaagaaaattgcttaaaaattggataaaactgttatttttaatcaattttcatcattttttagtgaaaaccTCTAAAAACGAAGAATATTGCtattttctgtggaaaaaacccaaaaaatacggagaattttgcttttttcagaagaaaattgcttaaaaattggataaaactgttatttttaatcaattttcatcattttttagtgaaaaccTCTAAAAACGAAGAATATTGCtattttctgtggaaaaaacccaaaaaatacggagaattttgcttttttcagaagaaaattgcttaaaaattggataaaactgttatttttaatcaattttcatcattttttagtgaaaaccTCTAAAAACGAAGAATATTGCtattttctgtggaaaaaacccaaaaaatacggagaattttgcttttttcagaagaaaattgcttaaaaattggataaaactgttatttttaatcaattttcatcattttttagtgaaaaccTCTAAAAACGAAGAATATTGCtattttctgtggaaaaaacccaaaaaatacggagaattttgcttttttcagaagaaaattgcttaaaaattggataaaactgttatttttaatcaattttcatcattttttagtgaaaaccTCTAAAAACGAAGAATATTGCtattttctgtggaaaaaacccaaaaaatacggagaattttgcttttttcagaagaaaattgcttaaaaattggataaaactgttatttttattcaattttcaacaattttccgCTAAAATCACTCGCCCCTTTTACCACGCAAAACATGGTGATTGGCGGAACCCGCGAAGCCGTCCGCCGCTCAAATTGCGTATAAAAGGACGAATTTTCTATGGGTTTTCGcatatttttcatgatttttcctagtttttcgGTGGAAAATAGCTATTTTTAggcggaaaattccaatttttattcaaatttagtcAATTGTAACCCATTTTTATTCCAGATTCGGCAAAAACGAGCGTTCGGCGTTGGCAGAATTCGAATATCTTCAGGATATGTCTACAGACGTCTCGGGGCTCCAATCAAGCCCTGAACTCGGACAATTGATGGGACAACTGCAGCAACAGAGGATGTAGAGCtgattttcagtggaaaattctaattttctgtgaaaaaaatcgagttttttgggtaaaaattcatagaaatctgaatttttcccccaaaaattgaatttttagtcaatttttacCATGTTTAACCCTAATAAATCCCcatttcccccccccccccccccccccccccccccattttCGTGTCAATTTTCGGgtaaaattcccatttttcgcttgtatttttgcccatttttcattgttttttctctcgaattttctcagataatcaatcaatttaattgaatctttttttttgttgaaaaaattgaatcattttccataattttgtcatttttttcccataatttgaaatgaatttctcACTTTCCTATTTTCGCTATtcttttccggttttttcggGGGGAAATCCTCGAAAAAGTGTAATTTTGcactt containing:
- the W04A8.6 gene encoding ANK_REP_REGION domain-containing protein (Confirmed by transcript evidence), with the translated sequence MGSLIKMFKPSKKHNNKENMPAVSFASGSLKSKKSALNESVYVGEPQKIDLRLKSPYQVITKPKTTKGPMSCPGAPLDDRSFRSSSRKIKDDSVLNRRSELVDQQAYRNMMARHEYDMSMSQQDDSDEEKEELKTKYRLKKEEVTILKSKIEKMKLKWREEKNMMTDTIDDLGNENYQIRKSHDRLRHKYSELKANIEVEKKMKTDVLKMLQEANERIEQLEKTRGNSHDDSSLLIPSYSLHDASSEGAGEALCYPDSGAAAQNPQNSMFMSIFSSNLVFSAQNSTQNAQNPMPKSLEDDLDAQDEVRVFRSSEDQEITDPEDFEEDETEELEISSSPFEVETSRSSSQQPGGEDSTIFEGNIRKIGGGRRHSDSDLFKGGPDTISLTPSDTVPVAPQNEYVRLQKYSRTNSWLKRNSINPDDDGGSSDSSEEERLSLIERQLKKKGGLVKYNPPRTKIHDKHYKRFGKNERSALAEFEYLQDMSTDVSGLQSSPELGQLMGQLQQQRM
- the W04A8.6 gene encoding ANK_REP_REGION domain-containing protein (Confirmed by transcript evidence), encoding MKTDVLKMLQEANERIEQLEKTRGNSHDDSSLLIPSYSLHDASSEGAGEALCYPDSGAAAQNPQNSMFMSIFSSNLVFSAQNSTQNAQNPMPKSLEDDLDAQDEVRVFRSSEDQEITDPEDFEEDETEELEISSSPFEVETSRSSSQQPGGEDSTIFEGNIRKIGGGRRHSDSDLFKGGPDTISLTPSDTVPVAPQNEYVRLQKYSRTNSWLKRNSINPDDDGGSSDSSEEERLSLIERQLKKKGGLVKYNPPRTKIHDKHYKRFGKNERSALAEFEYLQDMSTDVSGLQSSPELGQLMGQLQQQRM